From one Leifsonia sp. Root1293 genomic stretch:
- the malF gene encoding maltose ABC transporter permease MalF, with product MSTITEDVDSGTTPPPTRNQKRAARVAEAASVGTKALLLKIVLLGVVDAVALYALFVLVGHEQWLVAAIVVVVTALFNWIYFSPRKLPAKYLAPGVLFLVVFQIFTLVYTGYVAFTNYGTGHNGTQEQAIDSLMSSALVRVPDSPTYSVTVIDEAGTLGLLVTDPDGTVSVGNNETPLHEVTDATVEGGLAVAIPNATSLNFAEVIARTDEITELSVPFSDDPNDGALRTQDGRSAYLYTSSLEYDEAADTMTDTETGIVYSNTGTGAFTAEDGTELLPGWQVNVGFENFVRAFTDERIRGPLIYVTIWTFVFAILSVATTFFLGLFLAIVFNDARMKGRKYYRVIMILPYAFPAFLTALVWAGMMNETFGFINQVIFGGAEIPWLTDPTLAKVSILIVNLWLGFPYMFLVCTGALQAIPEDITEAATVDGARPWAIFRLIKLPLLLVTLTPLLIASFAFNFNNFNLIYLLTNGGPRDANAPIPVGFSDILISMVYKVAFTGQTRDYGLASAFAIIIFIIVAVIAIVSFRKTKALEDLN from the coding sequence ATGAGCACCATCACCGAGGACGTCGACTCCGGCACCACCCCGCCGCCGACGAGGAACCAGAAGCGGGCGGCCAGGGTCGCCGAGGCGGCATCCGTCGGCACGAAGGCACTTCTGCTGAAGATCGTGCTGCTCGGTGTCGTCGACGCGGTCGCGCTGTACGCCCTGTTCGTGCTCGTCGGCCACGAACAGTGGCTGGTCGCGGCGATCGTCGTCGTCGTGACGGCGCTGTTCAACTGGATCTACTTCTCGCCGCGCAAGCTGCCGGCCAAGTACCTGGCTCCCGGCGTGCTGTTCCTCGTCGTGTTCCAGATCTTCACGCTGGTCTACACCGGCTACGTGGCCTTCACCAACTACGGAACCGGCCACAACGGCACGCAGGAGCAGGCGATCGATTCGCTCATGAGCTCGGCGCTGGTGCGCGTGCCGGACTCGCCCACCTACAGCGTGACGGTCATCGACGAGGCGGGCACCCTCGGCCTGCTGGTCACCGACCCCGACGGCACGGTGAGCGTCGGAAACAACGAGACCCCGTTGCACGAGGTGACGGATGCGACCGTCGAGGGCGGCCTCGCGGTCGCGATCCCCAACGCCACCAGCCTGAACTTCGCCGAGGTGATCGCCCGCACCGACGAGATCACCGAACTCTCCGTGCCCTTCTCCGACGACCCGAACGACGGTGCGCTGCGCACCCAGGACGGCCGTTCGGCCTACCTCTACACCTCGTCGCTCGAGTACGACGAGGCCGCTGACACGATGACGGACACCGAGACCGGCATCGTGTATTCGAACACCGGAACCGGAGCCTTCACGGCCGAGGACGGCACCGAGCTGCTGCCCGGTTGGCAGGTGAACGTGGGCTTCGAGAACTTCGTGCGCGCCTTCACCGACGAACGCATCCGTGGTCCGCTCATCTACGTCACGATCTGGACGTTCGTGTTCGCGATCCTGTCGGTGGCCACGACCTTCTTCCTCGGGCTCTTCCTCGCCATCGTCTTCAACGATGCGCGGATGAAGGGACGCAAGTACTACAGGGTCATCATGATCCTGCCCTACGCCTTCCCGGCCTTCCTCACGGCCCTCGTCTGGGCGGGCATGATGAACGAGACCTTCGGGTTCATCAACCAGGTGATCTTCGGCGGGGCCGAGATACCGTGGCTCACCGATCCGACCCTGGCGAAGGTCTCGATCCTGATCGTGAACCTGTGGCTCGGCTTCCCGTACATGTTCCTCGTGTGCACCGGTGCACTGCAGGCGATTCCGGAGGACATCACCGAGGCCGCGACCGTCGACGGCGCCAGGCCGTGGGCCATCTTCAGGCTCATCAAGCTGCCGCTGCTGCTGGTGACGCTGACGCCGCTGCTCATCGCGTCGTTCGCGTTCAACTTCAACAACTTCAACCTGATCTACCTGCTCACCAACGGTGGGCCGCGCGACGCGAACGCGCCCATCCCCGTCGGCTTCTCGGACATCCTCATCTCGATGGTCTACAAGGTGGCCTTCACCGGCCAGACCCGCGACTACGGCCTGGCCAGCGCCTTCGCGATCATCATCTTCATCATCGTGGCGGTCATCGCCATCGTCAGTTTCCGCAAGACCAAGGCGCTGGAGGATCTCAACTGA
- a CDS encoding inositol monophosphatase family protein, translating to MTAAANSDLLDLAHDIATRAGALALQRRREGVDVAATKSGPTDIVTQADRETEALIRSLIADARPNDGFFGEESDASGGSSGLTWVVDPIDGTVNFLYGLPAWAVSVAVVEGDPDPATWNALAGVVVGPAAGETYRASAGGGAFLGDARLAVNQDVELPYALVATGFSYSSETRGVQAEILRTILPRVRDIRRIGSAALDLSYLAAGRLDVHFERGLNPWDHAAGGLIAREAGARVGGVGGAAESSAMTIAAAPRLYDAFEDLLIEAGYTA from the coding sequence ATGACCGCAGCCGCGAATTCCGACCTTCTCGACCTCGCCCACGACATCGCGACCCGGGCCGGAGCCCTCGCGTTGCAGCGCCGCCGCGAGGGTGTCGACGTCGCCGCGACCAAGTCCGGACCGACCGACATCGTGACCCAGGCCGATCGCGAGACCGAGGCGCTCATCCGCTCGCTCATCGCCGACGCCAGACCGAACGACGGCTTCTTCGGCGAGGAATCGGATGCGTCTGGCGGATCGAGCGGCCTCACCTGGGTCGTCGACCCCATCGACGGCACTGTCAACTTCCTCTACGGGCTTCCGGCCTGGGCTGTGAGTGTCGCCGTCGTGGAGGGCGACCCCGACCCGGCGACGTGGAACGCGCTCGCCGGCGTGGTGGTCGGCCCGGCGGCGGGCGAGACCTATCGCGCGAGCGCCGGCGGAGGTGCCTTCCTCGGTGACGCGCGCCTCGCCGTCAACCAGGACGTCGAGCTGCCGTACGCACTGGTCGCGACCGGCTTCTCCTACTCGTCGGAGACGCGTGGCGTTCAGGCCGAGATTCTGCGCACGATCCTGCCGCGGGTGCGAGACATCCGGCGCATCGGCTCGGCCGCCCTCGATCTGAGCTACCTCGCGGCGGGGCGACTCGACGTTCATTTCGAGCGCGGACTGAATCCCTGGGACCACGCTGCCGGCGGCCTGATCGCTCGCGAAGCGGGTGCCAGAGTGGGCGGAGTCGGTGGGGCCGCCGAGAGTTCGGCCATGACGATAGCCGCGGCTCCCCGACTTTACGACGCATTCGAGGACCTGCTCATCGAGGCCGGATACACGGCCTGA
- a CDS encoding sugar ABC transporter substrate-binding protein produces MMVKKKGLVGLGAVALTAAVVLSGCSASTGGSDDTKSSASTGSLTVWVDSERVDALKGAAADYSEKTGIDVKLVGKDTATIKDDFIQQVPTGKGPDIVMGAHDWLGELSTNGVVAPLELGDAAGDYLPVAIDASTYEGTTYLLPYAVENIAMLRNADLVPDAATSFDDMIAKGKAAGLTQPFVVQQGAEGDPYHLYPFQTAFGAPVFGSGAEGYDPTDLQLGNAGGEQFATWLGSQGKNGTGAFNTDIDGDIAKQAFLDGTAAFWLTGPWNVGAATDAGINVAIDPIPSPTDQAAQPFAGVKGFFMSAESKNKVAATDFLVNYIGTEAVQLELFKAGNVLPALTAAAETASKDPIIKGFETVGQDAVPMPAIPAMGSVWQYWGIAEAGIINGADPVTTWQKLASDVQAAIK; encoded by the coding sequence ATGATGGTGAAGAAGAAGGGTCTTGTGGGGCTCGGAGCCGTAGCGCTCACGGCCGCCGTGGTTCTGTCGGGTTGCTCGGCCAGCACCGGCGGTTCCGACGACACGAAGTCCAGTGCAAGCACCGGCTCCCTGACCGTGTGGGTGGACTCCGAGCGCGTGGACGCGCTGAAGGGTGCCGCCGCGGACTACAGCGAGAAGACCGGCATCGACGTGAAGCTCGTCGGCAAGGACACGGCGACCATCAAGGACGACTTCATCCAGCAGGTTCCGACCGGCAAGGGCCCCGACATCGTCATGGGCGCGCACGACTGGCTCGGTGAGCTCTCGACCAACGGTGTCGTCGCTCCGCTCGAGCTCGGCGATGCAGCAGGGGACTACCTCCCCGTCGCCATCGACGCATCGACCTACGAGGGCACGACCTACCTCCTGCCCTACGCCGTCGAGAACATCGCGATGCTGCGCAACGCCGACCTCGTCCCCGACGCCGCCACGAGCTTCGACGACATGATCGCTAAGGGCAAGGCCGCCGGCCTCACCCAGCCGTTCGTCGTGCAGCAGGGTGCAGAGGGCGACCCGTACCACCTCTACCCGTTCCAGACTGCATTCGGTGCTCCCGTCTTCGGCTCCGGAGCCGAGGGCTACGACCCCACCGACCTGCAGCTCGGCAACGCGGGCGGCGAGCAGTTCGCCACGTGGCTCGGCAGCCAGGGCAAGAACGGCACCGGCGCCTTCAACACCGACATCGACGGTGACATCGCCAAGCAGGCATTCCTCGACGGCACGGCTGCCTTCTGGCTGACGGGCCCGTGGAACGTGGGCGCGGCGACGGATGCCGGCATCAACGTCGCCATCGACCCGATCCCCAGCCCCACCGACCAGGCTGCACAGCCGTTCGCCGGTGTGAAGGGCTTCTTCATGAGCGCCGAGTCGAAGAACAAGGTCGCCGCGACCGACTTCCTCGTCAACTACATCGGCACCGAGGCCGTGCAGCTCGAGCTGTTCAAGGCCGGAAACGTGCTTCCCGCCCTCACCGCCGCGGCTGAGACCGCCTCTAAGGACCCGATCATCAAGGGCTTCGAGACCGTCGGCCAGGACGCCGTTCCGATGCCGGCCATCCCGGCCATGGGCTCGGTCTGGCAGTACTGGGGCATCGCCGAAGCCGGCATCATCAACGGCGCCGACCCGGTGACGACCTGGCAGAAGCTGGCCAGCGACGTGCAGGCCGCCATCAAGTAA
- a CDS encoding M23 family metallopeptidase: MLHDPLTPASSGVGGSPDAGLTRREIRERERALELAAASSASDSTGTSQPVEDERPSAAAEAAAAELPVPADVPTVSRAADDAFFSLLNPEGVAPDAAPEAAPIAAPDASSAGPVVPVSDDAPFDDASASPSTAVLPALVPATSVPARDRAALRVDLPAADLPPAPPQPSSRREARSTLADEVTAPSRGRRAAPVRSLPEAASAPKAPTPPVAQPSVSRRVSRHLAAKGMASLAIVVVALLAVATTTPANALLSADDVQAAAVAAATGTDSGVAQTVTVGDDVSVYAVQRDGYDTSTVAQVAAESGIRLEASFTNDPNGTVQWPFRVGVHIGDQFGARDCAGCSSDHHGQDFNPGLGAPIQAIADGVVSYVEDGDGSLGVHMMIDHVIDGQVVTSVYAHMIHGSMLFKEGDTVKVGDVIGKTGDTGMSTGPHLHFEIRLGGKTGPWTDPLEWLYAHVN, from the coding sequence TTGCTTCATGACCCCCTGACACCAGCCTCGTCTGGCGTAGGAGGGTCCCCGGATGCAGGTCTGACCCGGCGCGAGATCCGTGAGCGCGAGCGTGCACTCGAGCTGGCTGCGGCATCGTCCGCGTCAGACTCCACAGGCACGTCGCAGCCCGTCGAGGATGAGCGTCCGAGCGCCGCTGCCGAGGCGGCCGCGGCTGAGCTGCCGGTTCCCGCAGACGTCCCGACCGTCTCGCGTGCTGCCGATGACGCCTTCTTCTCGCTTCTGAACCCCGAGGGCGTCGCTCCGGATGCGGCTCCCGAGGCTGCACCGATCGCTGCACCGGACGCGTCCTCCGCCGGTCCCGTCGTGCCGGTCTCCGACGATGCGCCCTTCGACGATGCGTCAGCGTCTCCGTCGACCGCTGTCCTCCCGGCCCTCGTCCCGGCCACCTCGGTGCCCGCACGCGATCGTGCAGCCCTTCGAGTCGACCTGCCTGCAGCCGATCTTCCTCCGGCGCCGCCCCAGCCGTCGTCCCGCCGCGAGGCCCGCAGCACGCTGGCCGACGAGGTCACCGCCCCGTCGCGGGGTCGCCGAGCCGCTCCGGTGCGTTCATTGCCCGAAGCCGCCTCAGCGCCGAAGGCCCCGACTCCTCCCGTCGCCCAGCCCTCCGTGAGCCGTCGCGTCTCACGGCACCTCGCTGCGAAGGGGATGGCCAGCCTCGCGATCGTCGTCGTCGCCCTCCTCGCCGTCGCAACCACGACCCCCGCCAACGCACTGCTCTCGGCGGATGACGTGCAGGCCGCAGCCGTGGCCGCGGCCACGGGAACCGACAGCGGCGTCGCGCAGACGGTGACAGTCGGCGACGACGTCTCCGTCTACGCCGTGCAGCGTGACGGATACGACACCTCAACGGTGGCGCAGGTCGCGGCCGAGAGCGGCATCCGTCTCGAGGCGTCGTTCACCAACGACCCCAACGGAACCGTGCAGTGGCCGTTCCGCGTCGGCGTGCACATCGGCGACCAGTTCGGAGCCCGCGATTGCGCCGGCTGCTCGAGCGACCACCACGGCCAGGACTTCAACCCCGGCCTCGGCGCACCCATCCAGGCCATCGCCGACGGCGTCGTCAGCTACGTCGAGGACGGCGACGGCTCGCTCGGCGTTCACATGATGATCGACCACGTCATCGACGGCCAGGTCGTCACCAGCGTCTACGCCCACATGATCCACGGCTCGATGCTCTTCAAGGAGGGCGACACCGTGAAGGTGGGCGACGTCATCGGCAAGACCGGCGACACGGGCATGTCGACGGGTCCGCACCTCCATTTCGAGATCCGTCTGGGCGGCAAGACCGGCCCTTGGACCGATCCGCTCGAGTGGCTCTACGCGCACGTCAACTGA
- a CDS encoding sugar ABC transporter permease: MNAQKAVPGTNVGLTEALILEADDAARNPSPPHLRGPADRRRPFNFGRWFGATGWRHVVGVVVSVFALFPLVFVLSASLNPKGTLTGSNALFSKFGLESYGRILTDPQVPYLPWYWNTLIIASITAVATVFLGALAAYSFSRMRFTGRRFGLVTIVVVQMFPQMLAVVAIFLLLNAIGDLFPAIGLNTHVGLIMVYLGGALGVNTFLMYGFFNTIPASIDEAAKLDGAGHARIFFTIILRLVAPILAVVALLSFIATFGDYVIASVVLIDPEKQTLAVGLVKLVSNPRYADWSAFSAGAIMAAVPVVVLFLLLQRYIVGGLTAGAVK; encoded by the coding sequence ATGAACGCTCAGAAGGCAGTGCCCGGCACGAACGTCGGCCTCACCGAGGCCCTGATCCTCGAGGCCGACGACGCAGCCAGGAACCCGTCTCCTCCACACCTGCGCGGGCCGGCCGACAGGCGCCGCCCGTTCAACTTCGGCCGCTGGTTCGGCGCCACCGGCTGGCGCCACGTCGTCGGCGTTGTCGTGAGCGTCTTCGCCCTCTTCCCGCTCGTCTTCGTGCTGTCGGCATCCCTCAACCCGAAGGGAACGCTCACCGGTTCGAACGCGCTGTTCTCGAAGTTCGGGCTCGAGAGCTACGGCCGCATCCTGACCGATCCGCAGGTGCCCTACCTGCCGTGGTACTGGAACACGCTCATCATCGCCAGCATCACGGCGGTCGCGACGGTGTTCCTCGGAGCCCTCGCCGCCTACTCGTTCTCGCGGATGCGGTTCACGGGCCGTCGCTTCGGACTGGTCACCATCGTCGTCGTGCAGATGTTCCCGCAGATGCTCGCCGTCGTCGCGATCTTCCTGCTGCTGAACGCCATCGGCGACCTCTTCCCGGCCATCGGCCTGAACACCCACGTCGGCCTGATCATGGTGTACCTCGGCGGAGCGCTGGGTGTGAACACCTTCCTCATGTACGGGTTCTTCAACACCATCCCGGCGTCCATCGATGAGGCCGCCAAGCTCGACGGAGCGGGCCACGCCCGCATCTTCTTCACGATCATCCTGCGGTTGGTCGCGCCGATCCTGGCTGTCGTCGCGCTGCTGTCGTTCATCGCCACCTTCGGCGACTACGTCATCGCGAGCGTCGTGCTCATCGACCCCGAGAAGCAGACCCTCGCCGTCGGGCTCGTGAAGCTGGTCTCGAACCCTCGCTACGCCGACTGGAGCGCCTTCTCGGCCGGGGCGATCATGGCGGCCGTGCCTGTCGTCGTGCTGTTCCTGCTGTTGCAGCGCTACATCGTCGGCGGCCTGACGGCCGGCGCCGTCAAGTAG
- a CDS encoding SDR family oxidoreductase, translating into MTIVVTGATGHLGRLAVESLLARGVAPATIVAGGRSVEKLADLAERGVRTARIDYTDAASLAAAFDGADAVLLVSGSEVGQRVDQHRNAIDAAVAAGVGRIVYTSAPKATTSPLVLAPEHKATEELLQASGLSTTILRNGWYTENYVGTVTDAGTSGVIAASVGDGRVSSASRADYADAAAAVLTTDGHDGAVYELSGDVAWNFSELADAASELLGTPVTYQALSPEEHLAALSAAGLDEGTAGFVVALDGNIRDGLLAETSGDLARLIGRPTTPLVEGLRASIG; encoded by the coding sequence ATGACCATCGTCGTCACCGGAGCCACCGGCCACCTCGGACGCCTCGCCGTCGAATCGCTCCTCGCACGCGGCGTCGCACCCGCCACCATCGTCGCCGGGGGTCGATCGGTCGAGAAGCTCGCCGACCTCGCCGAGCGCGGAGTCCGCACAGCGCGCATCGACTACACGGATGCCGCCTCCCTCGCCGCGGCTTTCGACGGGGCCGACGCCGTGCTCCTCGTCTCGGGCAGCGAGGTCGGCCAGCGCGTCGATCAGCACCGCAACGCCATCGATGCCGCCGTGGCCGCCGGAGTCGGCCGCATCGTCTACACGAGCGCCCCGAAGGCCACCACCTCCCCGCTCGTCCTCGCGCCGGAGCACAAGGCGACCGAGGAGCTGCTGCAGGCATCCGGTCTCAGCACCACGATCCTCCGCAACGGCTGGTACACCGAGAACTACGTCGGAACCGTGACGGATGCCGGCACCAGCGGCGTCATCGCAGCCTCGGTGGGCGACGGCCGCGTGTCCAGCGCGAGCCGCGCCGACTACGCCGACGCCGCGGCCGCCGTGCTCACGACGGACGGTCACGATGGCGCCGTCTACGAGCTGAGCGGCGACGTCGCCTGGAACTTCAGCGAGCTCGCGGATGCGGCATCCGAGCTGCTCGGCACCCCCGTGACCTACCAGGCGCTGAGCCCGGAGGAGCACCTCGCGGCGCTGTCCGCCGCCGGGCTCGACGAGGGCACCGCGGGATTCGTGGTGGCACTCGACGGCAACATCCGCGACGGCCTGCTCGCCGAGACGAGCGGCGACCTGGCGCGCCTCATCGGTCGCCCGACGACCCCGCTCGTCGAGGGTCTGCGCGCCTCGATCGGCTGA
- a CDS encoding endonuclease domain-containing protein: MSIAEVLDRSGGVASYRTLDSRGVGRSSVRAAVRSGQIIQVRGRWFASPSAATDVVRAVRVGGTLTGSSAARLQGMWTLDDDRLHVRVPTTASRLRSPADRGMPLDAAHDRVCVHYSRRPGTEHAMDGVLDALVEMYSCGDARAAVVATDSALNQGLLSVAELSELRTLIPADRRKFVDRVDGKAQSGLETLARLLLRARRIRFRTQVWIAPAGRVDILVGDRLVLELDGRAFHTGAAFEEDRRRDLELVMQGYLVVRISYRMVMARWDDVAAAILELVRRDEHLWGGRRPSAPVPFTYTGSAPR; this comes from the coding sequence ATGTCCATCGCCGAGGTCCTCGATCGTTCGGGCGGGGTCGCGAGCTATCGCACCCTCGACTCGCGCGGCGTCGGGCGCTCCTCTGTGCGCGCCGCCGTCAGATCGGGACAGATCATCCAGGTGCGCGGGCGATGGTTTGCGTCGCCGTCCGCCGCCACCGACGTGGTGCGGGCGGTGCGCGTGGGAGGCACGCTCACCGGCTCGTCGGCCGCGCGTCTGCAGGGAATGTGGACGCTCGATGATGACCGGCTCCACGTCCGAGTGCCGACCACTGCGAGCAGACTGCGTTCGCCTGCCGATCGAGGGATGCCGCTCGACGCCGCTCATGACCGTGTGTGCGTGCACTACAGTCGCCGCCCGGGCACCGAGCACGCGATGGATGGCGTGCTCGACGCGCTGGTGGAGATGTACTCCTGCGGCGACGCCAGGGCCGCAGTCGTTGCCACGGACTCGGCACTCAACCAAGGCTTGCTCTCTGTCGCTGAGCTGAGTGAACTTCGAACCCTGATCCCCGCGGACAGACGGAAGTTCGTCGACAGGGTCGACGGCAAGGCGCAGTCCGGGTTGGAGACTCTCGCTCGGCTGCTCCTGAGAGCCCGCCGCATCCGTTTCCGCACGCAAGTGTGGATCGCGCCGGCAGGCAGGGTCGACATCCTGGTAGGCGACCGGTTGGTGCTCGAGCTCGACGGGCGCGCGTTCCACACCGGTGCGGCGTTCGAAGAGGATCGGCGCCGCGATCTCGAGCTCGTGATGCAGGGCTACCTGGTGGTGAGGATCAGCTACCGGATGGTCATGGCCCGCTGGGACGACGTCGCCGCAGCGATCCTGGAGCTGGTCCGGCGCGACGAGCACCTGTGGGGAGGACGTCGGCCGAGCGCGCCCGTGCCCTTCACGTATACAGGATCAGCGCCCCGATGA
- a CDS encoding glycoside hydrolase family 13 protein yields the protein MNTESTVPSDASRAAAAGEASDAESTAANVASEWWRTAVIYQIYPRSFADANGDGMGDLAGITHRLPALADLGVDAIWLSPFYTSPQRDAGYDVADYCDIDPLFGTLADFDVMKDAAHALGIRVIVDLVPNHSSSDHAWFQAALAAPAGSVEREHYMFREGRGENGELPPNNWESVFGGAAWTRVTEPDGTPGQWYLHLFDSSQPDLNWDDPWVREQFRDVLRFWLDRGVDGFRVDVAHGMVKKAGLPDYTPAEGTGSMGGGTATLEPAISTELPDLPPYWGQDGVHDIYRDWRKLLDTYPGERILAAEAWVDPLARMANWVRPDEMHQAFNFAYLETPWNAAALRSVIDESLEAFAAVGAPSTWVLSNHDVVRHASRLALTAENLQGHGIGPKTVGLPDPEIGLRRARAATALMLALPGSAYLYQGEELGLPEVIDLPDDAREDPTWFRTNGERYGRDGCRVPIPWETGGPSYGFGPSTASWLPQPAVWAQFARDQQVGVEGSTLELYKAALRLRRAHGLASGTLVWGGAGAADADRADVLVVTNGSVTVVANTGTSPVELPEGEVLLSSAPLTGRTLPADTTVWLAA from the coding sequence ATGAACACTGAGAGCACCGTGCCCTCCGACGCGAGCCGCGCGGCCGCAGCCGGCGAGGCATCCGACGCCGAATCCACCGCCGCGAACGTGGCCTCGGAATGGTGGAGAACCGCCGTCATCTACCAGATCTACCCGCGTTCCTTCGCCGATGCGAACGGTGACGGCATGGGCGATCTGGCCGGCATCACGCACAGGCTTCCGGCGCTCGCCGACCTCGGTGTCGATGCGATCTGGCTCTCGCCGTTCTACACCTCGCCTCAGCGCGACGCCGGCTACGACGTCGCCGACTACTGCGACATCGACCCGCTGTTCGGAACCCTCGCCGACTTCGACGTGATGAAGGATGCTGCGCACGCCCTCGGCATCCGCGTCATCGTCGACCTCGTCCCCAACCACTCCTCGAGCGACCACGCCTGGTTCCAGGCTGCGCTCGCGGCGCCTGCCGGAAGCGTGGAGCGCGAGCACTACATGTTCCGCGAGGGCCGCGGCGAGAACGGGGAGCTGCCACCGAACAACTGGGAGTCTGTGTTCGGCGGCGCGGCCTGGACCCGCGTGACGGAGCCCGACGGAACGCCCGGCCAGTGGTACCTCCACCTCTTCGACTCCTCGCAGCCCGACCTCAACTGGGACGACCCCTGGGTGCGCGAGCAGTTCCGCGACGTGCTGCGCTTCTGGCTCGACCGCGGCGTCGACGGTTTCCGCGTCGATGTGGCGCACGGCATGGTCAAGAAGGCCGGCCTGCCCGACTACACGCCGGCCGAGGGCACGGGCAGCATGGGAGGCGGCACGGCCACGCTCGAACCGGCCATCAGCACCGAGTTGCCCGACCTGCCGCCGTACTGGGGACAGGACGGCGTGCACGACATCTACCGCGACTGGCGCAAGCTCCTCGACACCTACCCCGGCGAGCGCATCCTCGCAGCCGAGGCCTGGGTCGACCCGCTGGCGCGCATGGCCAACTGGGTGCGCCCTGACGAGATGCACCAGGCCTTCAACTTCGCCTACCTCGAGACGCCGTGGAACGCGGCAGCCCTGCGCTCGGTCATCGACGAGTCCCTCGAGGCCTTCGCCGCCGTGGGCGCGCCGTCGACGTGGGTGCTGTCAAACCACGACGTCGTGCGTCACGCCTCGCGCCTCGCGCTCACCGCCGAGAACCTGCAGGGCCACGGCATCGGCCCCAAGACCGTAGGCCTCCCCGACCCCGAGATCGGCCTGCGGCGGGCGCGCGCCGCGACGGCGCTCATGCTCGCGCTTCCCGGCTCGGCCTACCTGTACCAGGGCGAGGAGCTCGGCCTTCCCGAGGTCATCGACCTGCCCGACGACGCCCGCGAGGACCCGACCTGGTTCCGCACGAACGGCGAACGCTACGGGCGAGACGGATGCCGCGTGCCCATCCCATGGGAGACCGGCGGCCCGTCGTACGGCTTCGGCCCCTCCACGGCCTCGTGGCTGCCGCAGCCGGCCGTCTGGGCGCAGTTCGCCCGCGACCAGCAGGTGGGCGTCGAGGGATCGACGCTCGAGCTCTACAAGGCCGCCCTGCGTCTGCGCCGGGCGCACGGCCTGGCCTCGGGCACGCTCGTGTGGGGTGGTGCGGGCGCAGCGGACGCCGACCGTGCTGACGTGCTGGTCGTGACCAACGGATCCGTCACCGTCGTCGCCAACACCGGCACGTCGCCGGTGGAGCTGCCCGAGGGCGAGGTGCTGCTGAGCAGCGCGCCGCTCACCGGCCGCACCCTCCCCGCCGACACGACGGTCTGGCTCGCCGCCTAG